A portion of the Syngnathoides biaculeatus isolate LvHL_M chromosome 7, ASM1980259v1, whole genome shotgun sequence genome contains these proteins:
- the nit2 gene encoding omega-amidase NIT2 isoform X1, giving the protein MLWLILRMFRTINSVSNRISRCQIKLKHFILKSCFEASTLVVSIYTNHKLQYRTCFIDVSDSKSNVKVPAGRHPAAGGHRQGGQPEPGEEAHRRGGGARQQSRASAGSIPEEDAGKLYNSCAVFGPDGQQLVKHRKIHLFDIDIPGKIRFQESETLSPGNTLSVFETPFCKVGVGICYDLRFAELAQLYSRKGCQLLLYPGAFNMTTGPAHWELLQRGRALDNQVYVATASPARDESASYVAWGHSTVVNPWGEVISKAGAEETVIYADIDLQYLADVRQQIPVTAQRRHDVYDVTSAQGEAR; this is encoded by the exons ATGTTATGGTTGATATTGAGAATGTTTCGGACTATAAATAGTGTCAGCAATCGGATTTCGAGATGTCAAATTAAactcaaacattttattttgaagagctGTTTCGAAGCTAGCACACTGGTAGTTAGCATATACACAAATCACAAACTACAGTACAGGACTTGCTTCATTGATGTCAGCGATAGCAAAAGCAATGTCAA AGTTCCGGCTGGCCGTCATCCAGCTGCAGGTGGGCACCGTCAAGGCGGACAACCTGAGCCGGGCGAGGAGGCTCATCGACGAGGCGGCGGGGCAAGGCAGCAAAGTCGTGCTTCTGCCG GATCGATTCCTGAGGAGGACGCGGGCAAGTTGTACAACAGCTGCGCGGTGTTCGGACCTGACGGACAGCAGCTCGTCAAACACAGGAAG ATTCACCTCTTTGACATCGACATCCCAGGCAAGATCCGCTTCCAGGAGTCGGAGACGCTGAGCCCGGGCAACACCTTGTCCGTGTTCGAAACGC CGTTCTGCAAAGTGGGCGTGGGAATTTGTTATGACCTGAGGTTCGCTGAGCTGGCGCAGCTCTACAGCAGGAAGG GATGTCAGCTGCTGCTCTACCCAGGAGCCTTCAACATGACCACGGGCCCGGCTCACTGGGAGCTCCTACAGAGGGGCAG GGCTCTGGACAACCAGGTGTACGTGGCCACAGCGTCGCCCGCCAGGGACGAGAGCGCCTCCTATGTGGCCTGGGGACACAGCACTGTGGTGAACCCCTG GGGGGAAGTCATCTCCAAGGCCGGAGCAGAGGAGACTGTGATCTACGCCGATATCG ACCTGCAGTACCTGGCCGATGTGCGGCAGCAGATCCCTGTCACGGCCCAGCGCCGCCACGACGTCTACGACGTGACCTCGGCGCAGGGAGAGGCCAGATGA
- the nit2 gene encoding omega-amidase NIT2 isoform X2, with translation MSAIAKAMSKFRLAVIQLQVGTVKADNLSRARRLIDEAAGQGSKVVLLPECFNSPYGSGFFPAYAEKIPGESTQVLSRAAKDNKIYLVGGSIPEEDAGKLYNSCAVFGPDGQQLVKHRKIHLFDIDIPGKIRFQESETLSPGNTLSVFETPFCKVGVGICYDLRFAELAQLYSRKGCQLLLYPGAFNMTTGPAHWELLQRGRALDNQVYVATASPARDESASYVAWGHSTVVNPWGEVISKAGAEETVIYADIDLQYLADVRQQIPVTAQRRHDVYDVTSAQGEAR, from the exons ATGTCAGCGATAGCAAAAGCAATGTCAA AGTTCCGGCTGGCCGTCATCCAGCTGCAGGTGGGCACCGTCAAGGCGGACAACCTGAGCCGGGCGAGGAGGCTCATCGACGAGGCGGCGGGGCAAGGCAGCAAAGTCGTGCTTCTGCCG GAATGCTTCAATTCGCCTTACGGAAGCGGCTTCTTCCCCGCCTATGCGGAGAAGATCCCGGGAGAGTCCACGCAGGTTCTTTCCCGGGCTGCCAAGGACAACAAAATCTACCTGGTGGGAG GATCGATTCCTGAGGAGGACGCGGGCAAGTTGTACAACAGCTGCGCGGTGTTCGGACCTGACGGACAGCAGCTCGTCAAACACAGGAAG ATTCACCTCTTTGACATCGACATCCCAGGCAAGATCCGCTTCCAGGAGTCGGAGACGCTGAGCCCGGGCAACACCTTGTCCGTGTTCGAAACGC CGTTCTGCAAAGTGGGCGTGGGAATTTGTTATGACCTGAGGTTCGCTGAGCTGGCGCAGCTCTACAGCAGGAAGG GATGTCAGCTGCTGCTCTACCCAGGAGCCTTCAACATGACCACGGGCCCGGCTCACTGGGAGCTCCTACAGAGGGGCAG GGCTCTGGACAACCAGGTGTACGTGGCCACAGCGTCGCCCGCCAGGGACGAGAGCGCCTCCTATGTGGCCTGGGGACACAGCACTGTGGTGAACCCCTG GGGGGAAGTCATCTCCAAGGCCGGAGCAGAGGAGACTGTGATCTACGCCGATATCG ACCTGCAGTACCTGGCCGATGTGCGGCAGCAGATCCCTGTCACGGCCCAGCGCCGCCACGACGTCTACGACGTGACCTCGGCGCAGGGAGAGGCCAGATGA